ATTTCACAAACGTCTGCTTTTTCATTTTCCATTATATAGCTCCTATAGCTCAATTGCAGCTCCAATAAACACGGCTCAATTTAAGGGAAACTAGTAGATATACTTTTGTGTAAACTTATGATAAATCCAGATAACAAAAGTACTCTTTATACCCTTTACCATGTGCTTACTTCACACCACTTACCATTGCCTTCCCACATCTTTACTGAAAGTGGGAAATCAAGTCTTGAAGAAAGCTTTGCATGTACATGCTCACAAAGGTTCTCAACACTTGGGAAATCCAGTATGTCATTAAGAAGCACATGGTCGTACTCCTTGAGAACTTCCTTTATGACCTTCTTGATCTCATAGAAATCCATAACCATGCCAGTCTCTTTCTTTTCGCCTTCGATCACGATCTCTGTTTTGTAAGTGTGTCCGTGAACTATGCCACATGTCTCATGCCCTGGCAAATAGTGGGCACTATCAATATAATCAACAATTCCAAGTCTCATTTTCATTATAAACAACCCCACATCTTATGTGTCTGAGGTATTATTCGTGTATCAATTTCATTAAGGAACGATTCCTGTAATTTCAGCAAAAAGCCGGGTTCTGGCTGCATAGCTTTCTGTGTAACCGGTTGCAGTATCAGACAGGATATATATCCTGAGATAGCACCTACAACGCCTTCAATATCATCTTTAGGCGTGTCCTTTGTTACAACGATCTTACAGAAACAATCCCTGTCCTTTGTAACTTTAAGCGTCCTGAAGCACTCGATCGTACTTTCAATATGCAGTTCTGCATCATCAAGCAGTTCATGAGGCAGAAGCTTCACATCACCTGAAACATAGGATACTTTGTCCTTCACTTTTTTAGCCATACGAGGAAGTGTCATATTTGACTCCAGATACAACGGAGCTTTAGTCTCAAGCAGATTGATAAAATCCGCATTAAGGAGAGGTTCACCGCCCGTTAAAGATA
The sequence above is a segment of the uncultured Methanolobus sp. genome. Coding sequences within it:
- the queD gene encoding 6-carboxytetrahydropterin synthase QueD, whose translation is MMKMRLGIVDYIDSAHYLPGHETCGIVHGHTYKTEIVIEGEKKETGMVMDFYEIKKVIKEVLKEYDHVLLNDILDFPSVENLCEHVHAKLSSRLDFPLSVKMWEGNGKWCEVSTW
- a CDS encoding 7-carboxy-7-deazaguanine synthase QueE yields the protein MMQASLSEIFCSVQGEGPYVGCRQTFVRFTGCNLKCNYCDTPVEATKACRFEAAPGSNLFQELENPLSPEKVSEMVNSYSGLHSVSLTGGEPLLNADFINLLETKAPLYLESNMTLPRMAKKVKDKVSYVSGDVKLLPHELLDDAELHIESTIECFRTLKVTKDRDCFCKIVVTKDTPKDDIEGVVGAISGYISCLILQPVTQKAMQPEPGFLLKLQESFLNEIDTRIIPQTHKMWGCL